CTCCACTtagcaaaatccagttgcaaattatTGAAATGGAGCAATGATAGCAGGACAGAAATACTTTGCTTTTAAaagtctcattttttaaaaatacattcaaacACAGCCAGCATGCACTAATTGTCTCTTTAAATTTGTGACATAATAAAAATGCAGCGGAGGGAAAAGAATTTCCCCAGATTTTTCTGATTAGGGACACTGGACTCTTGGGAACATATTGTCAAGACCAAACCAATTTCAAATGAATCTTTTCTCCATACTCACTGAGTTTCTTATTATACTGATTACCCCACTACATATATAAGAAAGTTTTATCGGAAGATTCAGTGGCTTAGATGAATAAAGCTATGAACTAAAATATCTAGTGGAGAATTAAATTTGATAACCCGAAGCATCTGATCTGTCTCAGTAagtaaggatttttttaaaaatataattgcaACACTCCAGGAGAAAAACATTGttaaccttttcttttcttttcttttgatttgatttgtctGTCCACTActggaggttttaaaaaatctattgtcTCTTATTGTCAGTTGTGTACATAGAGACAATGGCTTGTATCTTTCCATTACCATCTgagggctggaggaaggcttcataaTGGGCTGAGTGGTGGGGGTATCATACAAAATTATGGAGGAAACTTGATTCATGTACATTCCCAATTATCTTTTTTTGTGCAATCTCAACATTACATCATTCAGCACAGTTTATTTCCTTATGTATCAGTGTGTCTATTCCATGATGACAACCTTCGATAGCCCTCTCTGTAAACACAAGAgtagcctctgtgtgtgtgtttgtgtatgtgtacaGAAAATGTATTCGTTGAATTGATTTTAAGAATCTCAGACAATTGGTTAGATCCAGGTAGATCACCCAACCCCCCATTGTGTCCAGTTTCTCTTGTTATTATACAATAACAGGTGTGAATGCCCACCTATTCTTTATAAGCCTTCATAGAAGATATTCCAAATAGTCATCCAGCTCTCCATTTCCCCGCTTAGATAAAAAAATGAGCATTTTTATTTGCAGCATGATATGGATTTCGGATTTTACTCTTAAATTGGTagtcctgccttcttccctcttGATTAAAGTCTGGTCAAATCCTATCCCAATCCCTATCTTTGTCATGAACATTGTCAATGTACCTGTCTCTTTGCATCACCTTCCTAAGGCACAATGAATCATGGGGTTCCCCATTGACTCTCTGAAGTGAAACAAAGAGGCTTGCCATGTCAGGCACCCTTGTCTGGAGATTCACAAGCTACATCTCTCTGCCCCTAAGCAAACTGCTTGAACCTTCAAGATTGCAGAAGCACACCTATATCTGTAGGGACCTGTTCATGTTCTTAGAGCATAGGCCCTAAGGGGTATGCAGTTTATTCAGTTTTAATAGTTATCTACCCATATAATACTTCAATGTATATAAGATGGGGTCTGGGTAAACTAATATGACTCTTACTTCTGCCCACTTTGTCCTAATGtagaattttttctctctctattgATCTGTCCAACTGTTCTTCTctccattggggacccaaagATGCTaagaaaaatacatacatataattGGAGAAACAAAGATCCAAGGTGGTTTGAGATCCAATTGAGTGGGCTCATTCAAGGCCACAGGACATCAGCCATGCAAAAATACAAGTGCCAAGAGCCCTGTGGCTTGCACCAAAAGGCTCATCTCTTCACCCCACACACACGCATATCTTTTacatatgaaaaaagaagagaaacagaagATCAATGTTGAGTATTTATGAACAGAATATATATTCTGAATATATCCCCCTCTATGAAGGCTTTTGTCACCTTCAGCCTTTTGTACCTGAAACaaaaagaacgggggggggggggtcaggctgtCAGACATATTCCcatgattccctctcctctcctctttcagtAAAGGATGGTTGACTATGATTCTGACCTAAGTGAGCAAAGTTTAAAATCTCCTGTACTTGTCCCACAGGTAACATGAAGATGGGCATAGAAGACACGAATTCCAGCTTTACTTCCCCAACTGAGtttctgctcctggaattctcAAACATTCGAACAGTACAGATCTTACATTTCTTTGGGTTCCTAGCATTATACTTGATAGCAGTGATCGCCAATCTTCTCATCATCATGGCAGTATCATTCGATTATCACCTGCATACCCCCATGTACTTTTTCTTAATGAACTTGGCTGTCCTGGACATTGGCACAGTTTCAGTCTGGGTACCCAAAGCGATGGTCAATTCCCTCATGCAAAGCAGGACAATTTCTTATTCTGGGTGTGTAGCTCAGGTTTTCCTTCTGGTCGTCTTTATAGGGTCAGATTTTGCCCTTCTAACAGTGATGGCCCATGATCGGTATGTTGCTATCTGCAATCCATTACAATATGAAACAATTATGCACAAAGGAGCTTGCATCCAGATGTTAGCCAGTTCATGGCTCTCTGGTATCCTCAATTCATCTTTAAATACTGGAAGCACTTttgcaatcaccttctgttccaaTGTGGTCAATCAATTTTTCTGTGAAATCCCACAATTATTCAAACTTTCCTGTTCTGGCCCGTGTTTTGTCCAAATTGGGGCTATTGTGCTTACCTGTGGCATAGTGCTGGGgtgttttatcttcatcattcTAACTTACGTGAAGATTTTTGCAACAGTGCTCAAAATCCCATCAGTGCAAGGTCAGAAAAAAGCCCTCTCCACTTGTATTCCCCACCTCACTGTGGTTTTCCTGCTTGTATTCAGTGGAATATTTGCCTATGGAAGCTCTGCCACTGATACTTCATCTGATTTAGGTatagtttttgcttttttttatgCTATCCTCCCTCCATTGCTCAATCCATTTATCTATACCATGAGAAACAAAGAGATCAAGACGGCCTTATTGAAGTTGTTCACTATGGTGCATTTTTCTAAAATCATCTCCTGCCAAGTTGTTTTGTGAAAATGGATTTGTGTGCGTTCCAACAAGTAAATGATTTAtcattgtaattttttaaaatccttgtttcaagtaggtagccatgctggtctgaagtagtaaAACAAAATTTTAATCCAATGGCGTTTTTAAGataaagacttattcaaggcatgagcttccatgtgcatgcagacttcctcagacaatggaacagggtactcataagagtacagatataaagcaaaagtaaattagtggcaaattagtaaacagcatcacaacattttaaatatgCAGTATGGTAAACTTTTTGCTAGAAGAGTCagtcagtcctttgggttcaatagTCATTCAAAAAATATTGGGGGAATAAATCTGTTAAGGTCCATGATTAATggtagacactttcccagttgtttttatggaggttttattgTAAGCTACCATGAGTTGGCTTGGTTTGGGAGTAGCAGTCAATCAATGAGACTTgggtccatttattctttggcagaaggtttgacctgtttgtcctatgtagagaacatgttggcatttaatggcatatacaatggtAGAAGACTAATATGTGAATAAGCCATTGATggtgtaggtcagtggtcccaaACTACCCAGgccgtggaccggtaccggtccgtggatcagtcagtaccaggctgcagctccttgtcctcttccccggctgctgcctcaggggctgccctgccactctgctgccggctcacctttggtgctttcagccatggctggagctccctctcggtatggcactgcgcaactgctgctggaagcgctccccagcaggcagcaggaagtcaggggcatcggcaggaaagcaagtggagcaggggctcaggtggagacatccctcggcaaaagactaccccccccgggcctcagtaatattgtcaaatgttgaccggtccccggtgataaaatggttggggaccactggtgtaggtgatgttgttaggtccagtgattgtgttattggagcATATTTGGCAGTAGAGTTGGCATCTGGTTTGTTGCAAGCTTTGTTATCAGTATCGATGTTCAAATTAGATATTGCATTGTTgttgtgtgcaagaaaaggtttgtccTTCAGAATTTGGGAAAGAGGACTCATTTTCCAGTACAGGTTGTAAGATACCGCTGATGTGCTGAACAGTTTTGAGTTGAGACCTATATGTAACCACTACTGGTGTTCTGTTATCTTGTCTTTTGGAGTCTGTCTTCTAACAGCTTTTCTCTGTGTAACTTTCTGGAATTGTCAATCTGTTTCTTGAAGGTTTGTTATAGATCCTTCAGGTGAAAATCTCTgcctgtgggattggagcagatgcagttgTAATTTAGAGTCTGACAGTATACAGTGGATCATTGGTATATTTAGGATGATAGCTATAAGCATGCAGCTCCGTTTGTCAGCAGGCTTTCAGTATAAGGAGGTCTCTAAACGTCAAAAACACAGTTATTTTTATAGCTCACCATGTTGGCAAGTCTAttcataaataaatgtaaaagttACCTAAATATCTAAAAATTAGTCCATGTGCATTGTTCTTATATATGCCATACATTCAAATAATGAAAAATGCCTGTAAAATCTTCAATCTATTTTATTATTGCTGATGGGTATTTAACTCTTTGATGTTATAATATACCTAATTGctttcatgacaaattttggacATTTTGTACTTTGTAATTGCTAACTTAATGTTGTTAAATGACAAATAAAATGCAATCTTATTGGTCAATATCTTATACAGTAAAACATAATGGGATTCTGAATGCTGTTGTTACTTTGATTTAGATTTAAACAACAAAGTATGATTCAGGCCATACAATGTAAAGGGAGGCAGCTGAATCCCAGTTCAAACCCACAATCTGCCACAATTCAGATTACAGGATTGCTCTGGAATTACCTCATTTTGCTTTCTCCTAGACTAGCACAacagacgatgcagtaaaagtcaatatgccagcaaatttggaaaactcaacagtggccacaggattggaaaatgtcagtttacattccaatcccagaaaagggcaatgccaaagaatgttcaaactactgcaccattgcgctcatttctcatgctagcaaagttatgctcaaaatcctacaagctaggctccagcaatatgtggaccgagaacatcCAGaactacaggcaggatttcgaagaggcagaggaactagagatcaaattgcaaacatacactggatcatggagaaagctagggagttccagaagaacatctacttctgcttcattgactatgctaaagcctttgattgtgtggagcacaacaaattgtggcaagttcttaaagagatgggaataccagagcatcttatctgtctcttgagaatcatagaatcatagaatcatagagttggaaggggccacacagggcatcgtccaacccactgctcaacccaggatccgcccaaagcatcctaaaacatcccagagtaatcgattatgcacacagcgatcccggcgccgcttctggttgcgccccagtcacctggaagctgcactttcttctgtgtttcgctaacgtggctttttcggcggcatgcaccgaagctgcggccagttgcagccggcactgtgcattattggtgattttacttgccgccattccaccccgaatgtgtgttattccccctgtgcataatgggtctaagtaacaacctttcaaatacttaaagagggctatcatgtcccctctcaacctccttttctccaggctgaacatcttcataggacttggtcacttggccccagatcatcctcgtcgctctcctctgtaccctttcaattttatccacgtccttcttgaagtaaggcctccagaactgcacacagtactccagatgtggtctgaccagtgctgtatataatgggactatgacatcttgttattttgatgtgatgctgctgttgatacagtccaaaatggcatttgccttttttaccgctgcatcacactgcctgtttagCTCATGTTTAGCTttagaaacctatatgcaggtcaagaagcaacagtgagaaccggacatagaatcactgattggttcaaaattgagaaaggaattcagcaaggctgtatactgtcaccttgcctatttaatttgtatgcgggcatatcatgagaaaggcaaggttagatgagtcacaaattgggatcaagattgcagggagaaatatcaacaacctcagatatgcagatgataccactctaatggcagaaagtgaagaggaactaaagagccttttgatgtgggtgaaggaggagagtacaaaagttagCTTCaacctcaacatcaagaaaacgaagattatggcatccggccctctcaattcctggcaaatagatagggaagaaatggaggtagtgacagaatttattttcctgggctccaagatcacagatggggactgcagcaaagaaatgaaaagactcttgctcctgtggaggaaagctatagcaaatctggacgacatcctaaaaagcagagacatcaccctgccaacaaaagtgcgtttagtcaaggctatggtcttcccaattgcaatgtatggctgtgaaagttggaccataaggaaggccgagcatcaaagaattgaggcttttgaactctggtgctggagaagactcttgcgagtcccttggactgcaaggtgaacaaaccggtcagtcctagaggagatcagccctgactgctctttagaaggccagatcctgaaaatgaaactgaaatactttggccacctcatgagaaggaaagactccctggagaagagcctaacaaATAATTGAGAGAGACTAAAAGAAAGTAGATGgaaaagatattttttaaaaaactatagcTACTATATTGCCTCATCCATAATATCTCATTAACGTGGAACAGTGGTTTGTGTGCTCATTGAGAAGATGGAGTACATTTATATAGTTACATAGAGTAACAAAACTTCCTTGGGAAAATTGGCATGGCTCTGCAAAATAAAGTTCTGCCTCACCaaacttttggagttctttgagaaagtggaGACAACAATGACCAGGTTGACATATACATGGATTTTCAAAAGCCTTTCTTATAAAGTACCTGAATAAACTTAGCAGTCACGAGATAAGAGGATGTGTTCTCCTATGGATTTAAAACTGGTTAAAGAACAGAAATAAAAGAGCAGGAATAAATGCACAGGCATGGGTGATTTGCTTTAGTcaagctgaaaagtacccgaatcagtgctgatttgggtactttttggctaTATCTAAGCCCAATAGCCATTGCCCATACTTTAAATGTTCTGGATAAACATCCAAATTGTGATTTGGTGATTCAGATAACGATTTGGTGCCATTATAACTgatggcaccattaaagtcaattggATTTTTTGCCTTTTTATGTATTCAGAAGTCAGTAGGGGAGATGGTGGTTTGAGGCAGAGGCATGAGATTTGCAAGGCAGCTGTGAGGGCCTCTTCTTCAAAGAACTTCCAATTTTCTAAAAGATTGtaccagggagtccaattctatgggtacCCCATAAAAACCaacattgtttccaatggtgagaGGGGAAAAAGGACAAGAACAGagaaacttcccccccccaccccagtaggAAACAACGGAGATCAGGTAGACTCCATCCAAAAATTATTGGCCCCCTTTGAACTATAGTACTAATTCACAACTGGATTGCCTTCTCCAGTTGCAAATAATTGAAATGGGGGCAATGATAGCAGGACAGAAGTAGACTTTGCCCTTGAAATTCTCATTTTATTTAACGCATTCAAACATAGCCAGCATGCACTAATTGTCTGTTTAAATTTGTGACATAATAAAAATGCAGCGGAGGGAAAAGAATTTCCCCAGATTTTTCTGATTAGGGACACTGGACTCTTGGGAATACGTTGTGAAGTCCAAACCAACTTCAAATGAATCTTTTCCCCATGCTCAGTGAGTTTCTTATTATACTGATTAACCCGCTGCATACATAATGGCAGAAGATTCAGTGGCTTAGATGAATAAAGGTATGAACTAAAATATCTAGTGGAGAGTTAGACACTTATATTATACCCCGAAGCATCTGATCTGTCTCAGtaagtaaagattttttaaaatataattacaacactccaggaaaaaaattgttaaccttttcttttcttttgatttGCCTGTCCACTActggaggttttaaaaaatctattgtcTCTTATTGTCAGTTGTGTACATAGACAATGGCTGGTATCTTTCCATTACCATCTgagggctggaggaaggcttcataaTGGGCTGAGTGGTGGGGGTATCATACAAACTTCTGTCCTTTTATGGAGGAAACTTGATGCATATATATTCCCACTTTTTTTTGTGCAATCTCAGCATTGCTTCATTCAGCACAGTTTATTTCCTTATGTATCAGAGTATCTATTCCATGATGACAACCTTCAATAGCCTTCTCTGTAAACACAAGagtagcctgtgtgtgtgtgtgtgtgtgtgtgtgtgaggacaGAAAATGTATTCTTTGAATTGAGTCTAAGAATCTAAGACAATTGGTTAGATCCAGGTAGATCACACCACCCCGCATTGTGTCCAGTTTCTCTTGTTATTATATCCCTTTTTTCCATGTAGGAGTCAAGATCCACAGCATAGCCTTTTTGTGTGGCTAAAGAAGAATCTTACCTCTCATTTCCCATGAACAAACAATCTGGCTGAATCCAAACCTATTCTTTATAAGCCTTGATAGAAGATATTCCAAATGGTCATCTAGCTCTCCATTTTCCcacttagattttaaaaaatgagcataTTTATTTGCAGCATGATATGGATTTCGGTTTTTACTCTTAATTTGGTagtcctgccttcttccctcttGACTAAAGTCTGGTCAAATCCTATCCCAGTCCCTATCTTTGTCATGAACATTGTCAATGTACCTGTCTCTTTGCATCACCTTCCTAAGCTCAGGGAAAGAGTTGCATGGAGGCACAATGAATAATGGGGTTCCCCATTGACTCTCTGAAGTGAAACAAAGAGGCTTGCCATGTCAGGCACCCTTGTCTGGAGATTCACAAACTACATCTCTTTGCCCCTAAGCAAACTGCTTGAACCTTCAAGATTGCAGAAGCATACCAATATCTGTAGGGACCTGTTCCAGTTCCTAGAGCATAGTCCCTAAGGGGTATGCAGTTTATACAGTTTTAATTATCTACCCATATAATACTTCAATGTATATAATATGGGGGCTGGGTAAATTAATAGGACTACTACCTCTGCCCACTTCGTACTAATTtagaattttttctctctctattgATCTGTCCGACTGTTCTTCTCTCCACTAAGGACACAAAGATgctaagaaaaatatataaatataattggaGAAACAAAGATCCAAGGAGATTTGAGATCCAATTGCGTTGGCTCATTCAAGTACACAGGACATCAGCCATGCAAAAATCCAAGTGCCAAGAGCCCTGTGGCTTGCACCAAAAGGCTCATGTacatatgaaaaaagaagagaaacagaagATCAAATCTGAGTATTTATGAACAGAATATATATTCTGAATATTTTGCCCTCTATGAAGGCTTTTGTCACCTTCAGCCTTTTGTACCTGGAAAAAAAAGAAcgagggggggggttcaggctGTCAGACATATTCCcatgattccctctcctctcctctttcagtAAAGGATGATTGACTATGATTCTGATCTATGTGAGCAGAGTTTAAAATCTCCTGTATTTGTTCCACAGGTAACATGAAGATGGGCATAGAAGACACAAATTCCAGCTTTACTTCCCCAACTGAGTTTCTGCTCTTGGAATTCTCAAACATTCGATCGCTACGGATCTTACATTTCTTTGGGTTCCTAGCATTGTACTTGATAGCAGTGATCGCCAATCTTCTCATCATCATGGCAGTATCATTCGATTATCACCTGCATACCCCCATGTACTTTTTCTTAATGAACTTGGCTGTCCTGGACATTGGCACAGTTTCAGTCTTGGTACCCAAAGCGATGGTCAATTCCCTCATGCAAAGCAGGACAATTTCTTATTCTGGGTGTGTAGCTCAAATTTTTCTTCTGGTATTCTTTATAGGGTCAGACTTTGCCCTTCTAACAGTGATGGCCCATGATCGGTATGTTGCTATCTGCAGTCCATTACAGTATGAGACAACTATGCACAAAGGAGCTTGCATCCAGATGGTAGCCACTGCATGGTTCTCTGGTGTCCTCAATTCATCTTTAAACACTGGAAGCACTTTTGCAATCACCTTCTGCTCCAATGTGGTCAATCAATTTTTCTGTGAAATCCCCCAATTATTCAAACTCTCCTGTTCTGGCCTGTTTTTTGTCCAAATTGGGGCTATTGTGCTTACCTGTGGCATAGTGCTGggatgttttatcttcatcactcTAACTTATGTGAAGATTTTTGCAACGGTGCTCAAAATCCCATCAGTGCAAGGTCAGAAAAAAGCCCTCTCCACTTGTATTCCCCACCTCACTGTGGTTTTCCTGCTTGTATTCAGTGGAATATTTGCCTATGGAAGCTCTGCCACTGATACTTCATCTGATTTAGGTAtcgtttttgcttttttttatgCTATCCTCCCTCCATTGCTCAATCCATTTATCTATACCATGAGAAACAAAGAGATCAAGACGGCCTTATTGAAGTTGTTCACTATGATGCATTTTTCTAAAATCATCTCCTGCCGAGTTATTTTGTGAAAATGGATTTGTATATTTTTCAACAAGTAAAtgatttatcattatcattttttTAACCTTGATTCAAGGTTATAGATCCTTCAGGTGAAaatctctgtctgtgggattggagcagatgcagttATAATTTAAAGTCTGACTGTATACAATGGATcattggtatgtttaggatggtagccaTAAGCATGCAGGTCTGTTTGTCAGTAAGTTTTCAGTATAAAATGGTCTCTTTATAGCCCACCATGTTGGCAGGTCTATTCATAAATATCTATAAAATTATCTAAATATCTAAAAATTAGTCCGTTGCATTGGTCATATATATGCCATACATTCAAATAATGAAAAGATGGTTGCAATATCTTCAATCTGTTTTATTATCGCTGATTGGTATTTAACTCTTTAATGTTGTAATATAACTAATTACTTTCATGACAGATTTTGGATATTTTCCTAGTTTTCTTTACTACCTGCTCTCTGGTGTTGAGTTCAGGTCTCAGTATAATAATGTagcatttggggaggaagatAAACCCCAATAAGCATGCattggaggccaagatggagaagatctccacagctacAATGGATTTCCCACTGGTGCTCAAGTAAGTGGGGACAAAGGACACCCACACCATGCAGAataccaacatgctgaaggtgatcaacttggcttcattgaaactacTGGGTAACCTCCTTGCATAGAAAGCCACAATGAAGCTAATGGTGGCAAGAAGGCCCATATAGCCAAGGACAATGTAGAACATCACTGATAAACCTTCATTACATTGGACTGTGAtgactgcagcctgggaatgcATGTCAGactctgggaaaggggggaaagatgcCAACCACACAGCACAGATGCCTGCTTGAGCGAGAGAGCAGAGAATTATGCTTGACACTCCCAGCCCCTTCCCTACCCAAGTTCTCATCTTGTTtcctggtttggtagccatgaaAGCCACAACCACAGTGAGGGTTTTGCCCAACACACAAGAAACAGAGAGTGAAAAGGTGATGGCAAACAGCACTTGTCGAAGCAGGCAGGTTGCCTTCCCAGGTTTCCCGATGAagaggaagcagcagaggaagccAAGCAGCAGAGAGGCCAGGAGGGCACAGGTGATGCTcctgttgttggctttgactaggGGTGTGTCCCAGTGTAGAAGGAAAGTCCCTGTCACCACCATGCAGATCAGTGAAAGAAAAAGAGCCAAAGAAGCCAGAACCATTCCCAAAGCTTCTGTATAGGATAAATAGGTGACAGTTTTGCGGAGGCATTGGATCTGCTCCTGGTTTGGATACTGGTCTTCTGGGCACTTGTCACATTGGTCTGCATCTAAAATGAAAGGGTAGGCATGAATTATTTCAAAAATGCTCTCTTGATGTACttggttttatttatgttatttatagtcattCTTTCTGGCTAACATGCATGTAAGAAATATGTGTAATTAATACAATCTACTCAGTAATAGAGACCTTTAATGGCAATAAGAACCAGGAGACCATACaggttaaaatatataataaaacatataaatgaACTAATAACAATGGTAAGAATAATTTGGAGGAAGTAGCAATGCACACTCTTCAATACTTTGACCTTTTAGACCTAAGTGAAATAACAATTATGAGAACTCAGCAACCCAGTTGGTAATTTCAGGAGATAATTGTGTCATCTGTAAGGTTAACAGAAAGTAAAAGAGGTGAAATCAAACACTGGAATAGCTGGTCATAATACGATGCAAAACAATGTGGCGAATGGAATCAAGTTCTTTACAACGATAGGTACAAATTCTTTCATTGTGTGGGATACCCCTGTATCTGCCCTCCAACTATATCCAAAAACAATGTATTGAATCTGGCTAGTATAAATGCCCTTCAAAAGGATGGAGTTGTTAAGTTAGAAAATTAATGAGCCATGTAATCTGGAGAATAAGCAAGGCCAAGAAAATATGGGGAACATGTCCCACCTCCACCAGCATATATTATTTTGAAGCTCAATGCAATCTATAAAATGAGAAATCTACTAAATGATGTAGAAGGATTAGCATTACAGAAATTtgaaacttagggccattccgcacaaggaccaatgttgtcaattgctttcacaaaggggaaacgctattttaaatagtggaatcttggtgttccgcataccttaattggtagtggaatccagtagcgtttcattcattccccacaggtttctggtcacaggaattgctagaaaggaagcgatttttttctgtacttgttcccgcccctggctgtcaatcaaatggaatagccaatgggcggttgttacatgttcctgaaaagcccctttccctttaagcacaggtttaaaaacacacacacacacagttgcaacgaatatgcgttgattcattgcaatggagagacccaatctagctggcatgtgagctggcgattcatcattacaaCACTCCGAGTGGAAACAAAAATGGCCCCCCCAGCACGGGTgagatttttggccgaaattaaagggaattgggggctatgttgtgcttggggatttaggggagctttaaagcacttctgtggagggactatagccagagaagcctcgctgggtgaatgaagcctcgctggttcattgctttccccgctccaaggggaaaaaaatggtgatcgcttcatcagaagttcggaggagagagccaggggagggactttgttgcaaccactacattgagaacacacaggtcttttttgcaagtgttgcaggttgttggcaagagtgtagcgattttctgagggtgaatccacttttcccaattccccaaaaatcgctacaactaagcgattttggtgctagtgttgcaggagtgttgcagattgctcataaCATCATAcgtaacgcagttttagtggcaaaaacaaaat
The Paroedura picta isolate Pp20150507F chromosome 16, Ppicta_v3.0, whole genome shotgun sequence genome window above contains:
- the LOC143825288 gene encoding olfactory receptor 14I1-like; this translates as MKMGIEDTNSSFTSPTEFLLLEFSNIRTVQILHFFGFLALYLIAVIANLLIIMAVSFDYHLHTPMYFFLMNLAVLDIGTVSVWVPKAMVNSLMQSRTISYSGCVAQVFLLVVFIGSDFALLTVMAHDRYVAICNPLQYETIMHKGACIQMLASSWLSGILNSSLNTGSTFAITFCSNVVNQFFCEIPQLFKLSCSGPCFVQIGAIVLTCGIVLGCFIFIILTYVKIFATVLKIPSVQGQKKALSTCIPHLTVVFLLVFSGIFAYGSSATDTSSDLGIVFAFFYAILPPLLNPFIYTMRNKEIKTALLKLFTMVHFSKIISCQVVL
- the LOC143825289 gene encoding olfactory receptor 14I1-like: MKMGIEDTNSSFTSPTEFLLLEFSNIRSLRILHFFGFLALYLIAVIANLLIIMAVSFDYHLHTPMYFFLMNLAVLDIGTVSVLVPKAMVNSLMQSRTISYSGCVAQIFLLVFFIGSDFALLTVMAHDRYVAICSPLQYETTMHKGACIQMVATAWFSGVLNSSLNTGSTFAITFCSNVVNQFFCEIPQLFKLSCSGLFFVQIGAIVLTCGIVLGCFIFITLTYVKIFATVLKIPSVQGQKKALSTCIPHLTVVFLLVFSGIFAYGSSATDTSSDLGIVFAFFYAILPPLLNPFIYTMRNKEIKTALLKLFTMMHFSKIISCRVIL